From one Desulfuromonas sp. genomic stretch:
- a CDS encoding HD domain-containing phosphohydrolase: MPETVLFVDDEKNVLNSLDRLFGDSGLRLLMASDAQEALSHLKNEDVSVMVTDNLMPGMMGIDLLAQTRFISPETVKVLMTAHANLNTAIEAINRGEIFRFVIKPWENDEFKAIVEDSLNRYRIVQSLLEGDEAKILALGQMIELKDPYTKGHCDRVARYALGIADELKLDEQVKREIKLGSWLHDCGKVGVPEKILNFKGALSNRDFDIVKNHPYWGAEVARQARLSKEVVNVTLHHHERFDGKGYPFGLKGEEIPLEARMVAVADVYDALTTDRPYRNRIPAERAAEIIAEGKNKAFDPEIAEVFLDLLKRKGAA; the protein is encoded by the coding sequence ATGCCTGAAACCGTATTGTTCGTCGACGACGAAAAAAATGTCCTCAACTCCCTGGATCGGCTTTTCGGGGACAGCGGCTTGAGGCTCCTTATGGCCTCCGATGCCCAGGAAGCCTTGTCCCACCTGAAAAATGAAGACGTTTCCGTGATGGTTACCGACAATCTCATGCCCGGGATGATGGGAATTGACCTCCTTGCCCAAACCAGATTCATTTCTCCGGAGACCGTCAAGGTGCTCATGACGGCCCACGCGAATCTGAACACGGCCATCGAGGCGATCAACAGAGGGGAGATCTTTCGGTTTGTCATCAAGCCGTGGGAAAACGACGAATTCAAGGCCATCGTCGAGGACAGTCTCAATCGCTACCGGATCGTCCAATCCCTGCTCGAGGGGGACGAGGCCAAAATCCTTGCCCTGGGGCAGATGATCGAACTCAAGGACCCCTACACCAAGGGCCACTGCGACCGGGTTGCCAGATATGCGCTGGGTATCGCAGATGAACTCAAGCTCGATGAGCAGGTCAAGAGGGAGATCAAGCTCGGCAGCTGGCTCCACGACTGCGGCAAAGTTGGCGTCCCGGAAAAGATTCTCAACTTCAAAGGGGCGCTCTCCAACCGGGATTTCGATATCGTCAAGAACCATCCCTATTGGGGGGCCGAGGTGGCACGGCAGGCCCGTCTTTCCAAAGAAGTGGTAAATGTGACCCTGCATCATCACGAGCGGTTCGACGGCAAAGGGTATCCTTTCGGTCTGAAGGGAGAGGAGATCCCCCTGGAGGCCCGAATGGTGGCGGTTGCCGACGTTTATGACGCCTTGACGACGGACAGACCCTATCGAAATAGGATTCCGGCCGAGAGGGCAGCAGAAATCATAGCAGAAGGCAAAAACAAGGCCTTTGACCCTGAAATAGCCGAGGTATTTTTGGACCTTTTAAAAAGAAAAGGTGCCGCCTGA
- a CDS encoding DUF547 domain-containing protein: MNRVISALLFSLLLSPLALQAAGFDFSGYAALLDRYVVADQSVDSIPLNAVDYERWAREQALPGSAYRKLLGNLAGFDPASLEGKDERLAFWINVYNIAAIKTLLDHYPVESIRSRRINWLGQPWTRETIRVGGQPFSLNEIEFDILIEGLRDLRAHLAINCASVSCADLRPEPYRAEALGLQLREQGERLAAQPEKGLRIDRAARRVSVSQIFKFDRKHFDAWTGGPVAFLIPYVTDPVDRAFLEAGDYTLEYLDYDWSANDLKWVDQR, from the coding sequence ATGAACCGTGTCATCTCCGCCCTGCTCTTTTCCCTGCTCCTGTCCCCCCTAGCGCTTCAGGCCGCCGGCTTCGACTTTTCGGGCTACGCCGCCCTGCTGGACCGCTACGTGGTCGCCGACCAGAGCGTCGACAGCATCCCCCTCAACGCCGTCGACTACGAGCGCTGGGCGAGGGAGCAGGCCCTTCCCGGCTCCGCCTACCGCAAACTGCTGGGAAACCTGGCCGGCTTCGACCCCGCCAGCCTCGAAGGCAAGGATGAGCGGCTCGCCTTCTGGATCAACGTCTACAACATCGCCGCCATCAAGACGCTCCTCGACCACTACCCGGTCGAGAGCATCCGCTCACGCAGGATCAACTGGCTGGGCCAGCCCTGGACGCGGGAGACGATCCGGGTCGGCGGACAGCCCTTCAGCCTGAACGAGATCGAATTCGACATCCTCATCGAGGGACTCCGGGACCTGCGGGCGCACCTGGCGATCAACTGCGCCTCGGTCTCCTGCGCCGACCTGCGCCCCGAACCCTACCGGGCCGAGGCGCTGGGCCTCCAACTTCGGGAGCAGGGCGAGCGCCTCGCCGCCCAGCCCGAAAAGGGCCTGCGCATCGACCGGGCGGCACGAAGAGTGTCCGTCTCCCAGATTTTCAAGTTCGACCGCAAGCACTTCGACGCCTGGACGGGAGGCCCGGTCGCCTTCCTGATCCCCTACGTGACCGACCCGGTCGACCGGGCCTTTCTGGAGGCCGGGGACTATACACTCGAGTACCTCGACTACGACTGGAGCGCCAACGACCTGAAGTGGGTGGACCAGAGGTAG
- a CDS encoding PAS domain S-box protein has protein sequence MGFLPAHALPRISADFRNGGECGISFNNVSARPRNPDNAADAVEVEAIDYYRKNPEAKERLARFSSEDGRAFFHYSSPLWVEADCLQCHGNKADAPPAIRARYDSGFAYQVGDLCGILSIKLPAEYLEKRIASQQQDHVLSLFAGLAAIFLLLYWFLRHTVINRLGQLKRATLRMASGHYQIPIAMGGNDEIARVAEAFSVMGMAIGEREQTLRQSEERFRSLVENIDLGITWIDADYRVVMTNTGMGTLCGRPSSELTQRPCYEAFWGCQEVCKDCPGAQAMASRTPVSAEIENKRHNGSRARVQIHAFPTFAEGGEVTGFVEVVEDITRERQAEEALAESEGRFATLADVAPVMIWMTDAGRQRTFVNQPWLEFTGLSAEKAMGDGWAESIHHDDREGYLDTFKRAFEARESFTLEYRLQRHDGTYRWLLGTGTPRPSPAGTFIGYIGSCVDITEQKEVEKQLRELNESLEQRVLQRTQALRQSNEDLKDEIAQRTKAEKALKKSQEELSAKHDQLSMLFKKVETGKREWEQTMDCVDDLVLLIDDQGKIKRTNKALKDFWGKSFEEIIGTALATVLEAFQIGSIDYQSNAVEGFHGPSKRWFLLKTYPFEHDQEKGRVLVAHDFTQIKQMTQRQEDINRELEKKGNQLERAFTDLKNAQSKILHQEKMASIGQLAAGVAHEINNPMGFISSNLGTLDKYVGRLTEFIQHQGRLVNSPDPEALAELEQKKRQLKLDFITEDIKELIEESLDGAERVKKIVQDLKSFSRVDEAESQHMDIKECLESSINIVWNELKYKVTLNRDYAELPFIKCYPQQLNQVFLNLLVNAAHAIETQGEITVKTGQEKDRIYIAISDTGCGIPSDKVNRIFEPFFTTKEVGSGTGLVLSITYDIVKKHQGEIRVVSEEGQGTTFTVELPVVEEEGEKREC, from the coding sequence ATCGGTTTTCTGCCCGCCCACGCCCTTCCCCGTATCTCCGCGGACTTCCGGAATGGGGGTGAATGCGGAATATCCTTCAACAACGTTTCCGCCCGACCCCGCAACCCGGACAACGCCGCGGATGCCGTTGAGGTGGAGGCCATCGATTACTACCGAAAGAACCCAGAGGCCAAAGAGCGTCTGGCGAGGTTTTCGTCTGAAGATGGCCGCGCTTTTTTCCATTACTCCTCCCCCCTCTGGGTTGAAGCCGACTGCCTACAATGTCACGGAAACAAGGCCGATGCCCCCCCTGCGATACGTGCCCGATACGACAGCGGCTTTGCCTATCAGGTTGGGGATCTGTGCGGGATTTTGAGCATAAAGCTCCCTGCGGAGTATTTGGAGAAACGAATTGCCTCGCAACAACAGGACCATGTGCTCAGCCTTTTTGCAGGACTGGCGGCCATCTTCCTGCTGCTCTACTGGTTTCTGCGCCACACCGTCATCAACCGCTTGGGGCAACTCAAGAGAGCGACGCTGAGGATGGCAAGCGGTCACTACCAGATTCCCATTGCCATGGGCGGAAATGATGAGATTGCCAGGGTGGCCGAAGCTTTCAGCGTCATGGGCATGGCCATTGGGGAGCGGGAACAGACCCTGCGGCAGAGCGAAGAGCGGTTTCGTTCATTGGTTGAGAATATTGACCTGGGCATTACCTGGATCGATGCCGATTACCGGGTAGTCATGACCAACACTGGGATGGGAACCCTCTGTGGCAGGCCCAGCTCCGAATTGACCCAAAGGCCCTGCTACGAGGCATTCTGGGGTTGCCAGGAGGTTTGCAAGGATTGCCCGGGGGCGCAGGCGATGGCCTCCCGAACACCTGTTTCGGCGGAAATCGAAAATAAGCGTCATAACGGCAGCCGTGCGAGAGTTCAGATCCATGCCTTTCCCACCTTCGCTGAAGGCGGTGAAGTGACCGGTTTTGTCGAGGTCGTCGAAGATATTACCCGGGAAAGACAGGCCGAAGAGGCCCTGGCCGAGAGCGAAGGGCGGTTCGCCACCTTGGCCGACGTGGCGCCCGTGATGATCTGGATGACGGATGCGGGCAGACAGCGCACCTTTGTCAATCAACCCTGGCTGGAATTTACCGGCCTCTCCGCCGAGAAAGCTATGGGCGACGGCTGGGCAGAAAGTATTCATCACGATGACCGAGAGGGGTATCTCGACACCTTCAAGCGCGCCTTTGAAGCTCGGGAATCCTTCACCCTCGAATACCGCCTGCAGCGACATGATGGAACCTATCGGTGGCTGCTTGGGACGGGCACACCGAGACCTTCGCCGGCCGGAACCTTTATCGGCTATATCGGCTCATGTGTGGATATCACCGAACAAAAAGAGGTGGAAAAGCAGCTGAGGGAACTCAACGAATCCCTCGAGCAACGGGTTTTGCAACGCACCCAAGCCTTAAGGCAGTCGAACGAGGACCTCAAAGACGAGATCGCCCAACGCACAAAGGCGGAGAAGGCGCTGAAAAAGAGTCAGGAGGAACTCTCAGCGAAGCATGACCAGTTATCGATGCTGTTCAAAAAGGTCGAAACTGGAAAGAGAGAGTGGGAGCAGACCATGGATTGCGTCGATGATTTGGTCCTTTTGATCGATGATCAGGGGAAGATTAAAAGAACCAACAAAGCCCTTAAGGACTTTTGGGGAAAGAGCTTCGAAGAGATTATCGGAACGGCACTGGCGACCGTACTCGAGGCCTTTCAAATCGGCTCCATTGATTATCAGAGCAATGCTGTCGAAGGGTTTCACGGTCCCAGCAAGCGGTGGTTTTTACTAAAAACCTACCCCTTCGAACACGACCAGGAAAAGGGGAGGGTCCTGGTCGCCCATGATTTCACCCAAATCAAGCAGATGACTCAAAGGCAGGAGGACATCAACCGGGAGCTGGAAAAGAAAGGCAACCAGCTGGAGCGAGCCTTCACCGACCTGAAAAATGCCCAATCCAAGATCTTGCACCAGGAGAAAATGGCCTCCATCGGACAGCTGGCAGCCGGGGTGGCGCACGAGATCAATAACCCGATGGGGTTCATCTCGAGCAATCTCGGCACCCTTGACAAGTATGTCGGCAGGCTGACCGAGTTCATCCAACACCAGGGAAGGCTGGTGAACTCCCCTGATCCCGAGGCCTTGGCAGAGCTGGAGCAAAAGAAAAGGCAACTCAAGCTCGATTTCATCACCGAAGACATAAAGGAATTGATAGAGGAATCGCTGGACGGCGCCGAACGGGTGAAAAAAATCGTCCAGGACCTCAAGAGCTTCTCCCGTGTGGACGAGGCGGAATCCCAGCACATGGACATAAAGGAGTGCCTGGAAAGTAGCATCAATATCGTCTGGAATGAGCTGAAATACAAGGTCACCTTGAACCGGGATTACGCCGAACTGCCTTTCATCAAATGTTATCCCCAGCAGCTCAACCAGGTTTTTTTGAATCTGCTGGTCAATGCCGCCCATGCCATTGAAACCCAGGGAGAGATCACGGTGAAAACCGGACAGGAGAAGGACCGTATCTATATTGCCATTTCCGATACGGGCTGCGGAATTCCATCGGACAAGGTGAACAGAATTTTCGAGCCCTTCTTCACCACCAAGGAAGTGGGCAGTGGCACCGGGCTCGTGTTGAGCATCACCTACGACATTGTGAAGAAGCATCAGGGGGAAATCAGGGTGGTCAGCGAGGAAGGCCAAGGCACGACCTTTACAGTCGAGTTGCCTGTAGTTGAGGAAGAAGGAGAAAAACGGGAATGTTAG
- a CDS encoding HD domain-containing phosphohydrolase: MKQYALVQENKRLTAIVNQQNEELKEWNAKLKSRVLQQTAKIREKNEDLGTKNERLKRNYRDTIGAFSGLIEMRAEEMRNHSRNVAHLARGIAGEMGLPAEEKENIYVASLLHDIGKIGIPDELLGKSRSQMNEAEMGEYRLHAVRGQTAIDAIEDLRPAGVLIRHHHERYDGAGFPDQLRGEEIPLGARVVALADFVDRQVKLEKDSAVGSTLIKAKGHLGSRFDPELFPYLGKPIRELFGTSHAEGNQVEKMLTPSDLRAGMTLGRDLYSGTGLLLLGKGAFLDRKAIESIRRYHQLDPFKGGIAVLVKG, translated from the coding sequence GTGAAGCAATATGCCCTTGTTCAGGAGAATAAGCGTCTTACCGCGATCGTCAACCAGCAGAATGAAGAACTCAAGGAGTGGAACGCCAAGCTCAAATCGAGGGTCTTGCAGCAGACGGCCAAGATTAGAGAGAAAAACGAAGACCTGGGCACCAAAAACGAGCGTCTGAAAAGAAATTACCGGGATACCATTGGGGCGTTTTCGGGCCTGATCGAAATGCGTGCTGAAGAGATGCGCAACCACTCCCGGAACGTGGCCCATCTGGCCCGGGGGATTGCGGGGGAAATGGGGTTGCCCGCCGAAGAGAAGGAAAACATCTATGTCGCATCCCTGCTCCATGATATCGGGAAAATAGGCATCCCGGACGAACTTCTGGGCAAATCCAGGAGCCAGATGAATGAAGCTGAGATGGGAGAATATCGGCTGCATGCGGTGCGGGGGCAGACGGCAATTGACGCCATTGAGGATTTGCGGCCTGCGGGAGTCCTCATTCGCCATCATCATGAACGTTACGATGGCGCGGGCTTTCCAGACCAACTGCGGGGAGAGGAGATCCCCCTGGGGGCCAGAGTTGTCGCCCTGGCCGACTTTGTAGACAGGCAAGTAAAGCTGGAAAAGGATTCTGCGGTTGGAAGCACCCTCATAAAAGCGAAGGGGCACCTTGGCAGCAGGTTTGATCCGGAACTGTTCCCATATCTTGGAAAGCCGATCCGAGAACTCTTCGGAACATCTCACGCTGAGGGGAACCAAGTGGAAAAGATGCTGACCCCCAGCGATCTGCGGGCTGGAATGACCCTTGGGCGTGACCTATACAGCGGTACCGGCCTGCTCCTGCTAGGCAAGGGAGCCTTCCTTGACAGAAAGGCCATTGAGTCCATCCGCCGTTACCATCAGCTTGATCCGTTTAAGGGCGGTATCGCGGTACTGGTTAAGGGGTAA
- a CDS encoding PAS domain S-box protein translates to MIWMVGPDLKFTFVNQFLLDFTGRTPEEEMSNNWTDIIHPDDRSKVIDVYEAAFSSREQFYVEYRVRRFDGFYCWVLDAGIPKFAPDGAFAGFLGSAVDITKQKNAEEQLRTLNDILERKVSHRTLALAQANEGLKTEVSERKKAEMTLKKNFNLLNTVIEGTADAIFLKDVEGHYVLINAAGARYVDNEAEDIICKTDMELFAPEQAKKIMANDREVLKSGGPQTFEEVAQASDGVLRTFLATKSVYRDGNGIVEGLIGISRDITDRKKAEFAIQEKEAKYRSLFENSPISLWEEDYSQVREDLDGLRQSGVSDFSSYFEAHPEAVTHCAGLIKIVDVNSATLKMFKAASKEELFGNLDQILSEKSLPPFREQLIALAQGATTYETEGVNLTLEGDERLVHLRLSIAPGSEKNWSKVIVSLVDITEQKHLEERLHDEKAELEGAQNELQKAYADLQATQAKILQNEKMASIGLLAAGVAHEINNPMGYILSNLGTLDKYAQRLTDFIQAQTVVITELNGGDGTLGELRKQLKIDYIIDDLKNLTKESLEGADRVKKIVKDLKSFSRTDEGDHMHADINECIETTICVVWNEIKYKATLEKNYGDLPMTLCYPQQLNQVFLNLLINAAQAIEKQGTIKVRTWQEGDIIRVQIADTGRGIPKENLDRLFEPFFTTKKIGKGTGLGLSISYDIIKKHNGELDVKSEVGVGTTFTLSIPIREGL, encoded by the coding sequence ATGATCTGGATGGTCGGTCCAGACCTGAAATTCACTTTTGTCAACCAATTCCTGCTGGACTTTACGGGACGGACCCCTGAAGAGGAAATGAGCAACAACTGGACCGATATCATCCATCCAGATGACCGGAGCAAGGTTATAGACGTCTACGAAGCCGCTTTTTCATCCCGGGAGCAGTTCTATGTGGAATACCGCGTTAGACGATTTGACGGTTTTTATTGCTGGGTTTTGGATGCCGGCATACCGAAATTCGCCCCGGATGGGGCATTTGCCGGCTTTCTCGGCAGTGCCGTGGATATCACCAAACAGAAGAATGCGGAGGAACAGCTCAGGACGCTCAATGATATCCTGGAACGAAAAGTCAGCCATCGCACGCTGGCCCTGGCGCAGGCCAACGAAGGTTTAAAGACGGAAGTTTCGGAACGAAAAAAAGCCGAAATGACGTTGAAGAAAAATTTCAACCTCTTGAATACGGTTATCGAGGGGACCGCCGATGCCATCTTTTTAAAGGATGTCGAAGGTCATTATGTGCTGATCAATGCCGCCGGGGCCAGGTATGTCGATAATGAGGCTGAAGATATCATCTGTAAAACGGACATGGAACTCTTTGCGCCCGAACAGGCGAAGAAAATCATGGCAAATGATCGGGAGGTTCTGAAATCGGGAGGACCCCAAACCTTTGAAGAAGTCGCCCAAGCCTCGGACGGGGTTTTGCGTACCTTTTTGGCGACCAAGAGCGTTTATCGTGACGGCAATGGAATCGTGGAAGGGCTTATCGGCATATCCCGGGACATCACCGACCGCAAGAAGGCGGAGTTTGCCATACAAGAAAAGGAAGCAAAGTATCGCTCCCTGTTCGAGAACTCACCGATTTCCCTGTGGGAAGAGGATTATTCCCAAGTAAGGGAGGACTTGGATGGTCTGCGCCAATCCGGCGTGAGCGATTTTTCGTCCTATTTCGAAGCCCACCCTGAGGCGGTAACCCATTGTGCCGGCTTGATCAAAATCGTAGACGTCAATAGTGCCACCCTGAAAATGTTCAAGGCGGCCAGCAAAGAAGAATTATTTGGCAATCTGGATCAAATCCTGAGTGAGAAATCCCTGCCTCCGTTCCGGGAGCAATTGATTGCCCTGGCTCAGGGCGCCACCACCTATGAAACGGAAGGGGTCAACCTTACCCTTGAAGGGGATGAGCGGTTGGTTCATTTACGCTTGTCGATCGCTCCGGGCAGTGAAAAAAACTGGTCCAAAGTGATCGTCTCTCTCGTCGACATCACGGAGCAAAAGCACCTGGAAGAACGGTTGCATGACGAGAAGGCGGAACTGGAAGGGGCGCAGAACGAACTACAAAAGGCCTATGCCGACCTCCAAGCAACCCAGGCCAAAATCCTCCAAAATGAAAAAATGGCATCCATCGGCCTGCTGGCGGCCGGGGTGGCCCACGAGATCAACAATCCTATGGGGTACATCCTGAGTAACCTCGGAACCCTGGACAAGTATGCCCAAAGGCTGACCGATTTCATTCAGGCCCAAACCGTAGTGATCACCGAACTCAATGGAGGTGACGGCACCCTCGGGGAATTGCGCAAGCAATTAAAGATCGACTACATCATCGACGATTTAAAAAACCTGACCAAGGAATCCCTCGAGGGAGCCGACCGGGTGAAAAAGATCGTAAAGGATCTCAAGAGTTTTTCGCGGACGGATGAGGGCGACCACATGCACGCCGATATCAACGAATGCATCGAGACCACGATTTGCGTGGTCTGGAACGAAATAAAGTACAAAGCCACCCTCGAAAAAAACTATGGGGACCTCCCCATGACCCTCTGCTACCCCCAGCAACTTAACCAGGTTTTTCTCAACCTGCTGATCAACGCCGCTCAGGCGATCGAAAAGCAGGGGACAATCAAGGTCAGGACCTGGCAGGAAGGCGACATAATTCGGGTGCAAATTGCCGATACCGGACGCGGCATCCCAAAGGAAAACCTCGACAGACTGTTTGAACCCTTCTTCACCACCAAAAAAATCGGGAAGGGAACGGGACTCGGTCTGAGCATCTCTTACGACATCATAAAAAAGCACAACGGTGAACTCGACGTAAAGAGTGAGGTGGGTGTGGGAACCACCTTCACTCTCAGCATTCCCATCAGGGAGGGCCTGTGA
- a CDS encoding response regulator translates to MEEPIRILCVDDEKNVLRALERIFLDDDYELLTALSGEDGLEILTREDSIQMVISDYRMPGMNGVDFLREVLRIRPDTVRIVLSGYADTAAVVDAINDGQIYKFIPKPWNDDELKVTIGNGLESYFLKRKNAKLMAELKESNDQLQLMNESLEAMVAKRVSDLAIQNQARTIYQNILDSLPIGVLGIDSGQVIVQCNDRGLELLQEEGYGLVGLFFEDVLPVEINDFIDRMGDTDTLSEAISLNDQNVWIKGAHLMEEDQEGVILVFDEERGNA, encoded by the coding sequence ATGGAAGAACCAATCAGGATACTCTGTGTGGATGACGAAAAAAACGTGCTGCGCGCTCTGGAGCGGATCTTTCTGGATGATGACTATGAGCTCCTGACGGCTCTCTCTGGTGAAGATGGCCTGGAAATCCTCACCAGGGAAGACTCGATACAGATGGTCATTTCCGATTACCGGATGCCCGGCATGAACGGTGTGGACTTTTTGCGTGAAGTCTTGCGAATCCGCCCCGATACGGTCCGAATCGTCCTTTCGGGATATGCGGATACGGCCGCCGTCGTCGATGCGATCAATGATGGACAAATCTACAAATTCATACCCAAGCCATGGAACGACGATGAACTTAAGGTTACTATCGGCAATGGTCTGGAAAGTTATTTTCTGAAAAGGAAAAACGCCAAGCTTATGGCGGAGCTCAAAGAGTCCAATGACCAGCTTCAGTTAATGAATGAGAGCCTTGAGGCGATGGTCGCTAAAAGGGTTTCAGACCTTGCCATTCAAAACCAGGCCCGAACCATTTATCAGAACATTCTGGACTCTTTGCCGATAGGGGTTCTCGGGATTGATTCAGGGCAGGTGATTGTCCAATGTAATGACAGGGGACTGGAGTTGTTGCAGGAGGAAGGGTACGGCCTGGTCGGCCTCTTTTTTGAGGATGTTTTGCCTGTCGAAATCAACGACTTCATTGATAGGATGGGGGACACCGACACCCTTTCCGAAGCCATCAGCCTCAATGACCAAAACGTATGGATCAAGGGGGCCCATTTAATGGAGGAGGATCAGGAAGGAGTGATTCTCGTCTTTGACGAAGAGAGGGGAAATGCCTGA
- a CDS encoding response regulator translates to MINNRLNILLVDDSRLTYVKISDLLSEIKRWQCNLEWADSYAKGLEVMQRDAHDIYLLDHLLDENTGLYLIQKATQRERRAPMILISGSNEDLDMKAIAAGAADFIEKGQINVPVLERALRYGLGHREKMKKLRQKEQQLNAVANAIDGFIYNCSPDRRIEYMNDGAIKRSGSNVIGKPCHQVVHGRDSVCTECVHSRVLSGETVHSEVLSPKDNRWYHVISSPVLRADGRISNQSVLLDITERKKADEDLVFREAFETLIAKISGKFIELDPLETDHAIDHALSHLGEFTQMDRCLIALFSSDGTQAGYTHEWCARGGKLQPEKLQELNVPDLQWALGKIKNGKPLYVSSVADLPREASSAKEYWQEQGIRSLVALPIMANGKVAGLLELQSIRNENWWPGKGLVRLTRVAEIIGPALERKRAEEALHESEQRFRTMAD, encoded by the coding sequence ATGATCAATAACCGATTGAATATCCTTTTGGTCGATGACAGCCGCCTCACCTATGTGAAGATCAGTGACCTCTTGTCCGAAATCAAAAGGTGGCAGTGCAACCTTGAATGGGCCGATTCCTACGCCAAGGGGTTGGAAGTCATGCAGCGCGATGCCCATGACATCTATTTGCTCGATCACCTTCTTGATGAAAATACCGGGCTCTACCTCATTCAGAAGGCGACTCAAAGGGAACGCCGAGCGCCCATGATCCTGATCAGCGGGTCCAATGAGGACTTGGACATGAAAGCGATAGCGGCCGGGGCGGCCGATTTCATTGAAAAGGGCCAGATCAATGTCCCCGTGCTGGAACGAGCCCTACGGTATGGTCTTGGGCACAGGGAGAAAATGAAAAAACTGCGGCAGAAGGAACAGCAACTCAATGCCGTTGCAAACGCAATTGATGGGTTTATCTATAATTGCTCACCGGATAGGCGAATCGAGTACATGAACGATGGGGCAATCAAACGGAGCGGCTCCAACGTTATTGGCAAGCCTTGCCACCAGGTCGTGCATGGCCGAGACTCGGTTTGTACGGAATGTGTCCATAGCCGGGTATTAAGCGGGGAAACCGTGCACTCCGAGGTGCTGAGCCCCAAGGATAACCGCTGGTACCATGTTATTAGTTCGCCCGTCCTTCGAGCAGATGGCAGAATTTCCAACCAGTCAGTGCTCTTGGATATCACCGAGCGCAAAAAAGCTGATGAGGACCTAGTTTTCCGGGAAGCCTTTGAAACCCTCATTGCAAAAATTTCCGGCAAATTCATAGAATTAGACCCCTTAGAAACTGATCACGCTATTGACCATGCATTGTCCCATTTGGGTGAATTCACCCAAATGGACCGCTGCCTTATTGCTTTGTTTTCGAGCGATGGCACCCAAGCAGGATATACGCATGAGTGGTGTGCTCGTGGAGGGAAACTTCAGCCGGAAAAACTTCAGGAGTTGAATGTCCCGGATCTCCAATGGGCCTTGGGAAAAATAAAAAACGGGAAGCCCCTTTATGTTTCATCGGTTGCCGATCTGCCCCGGGAGGCCAGCTCGGCAAAAGAGTACTGGCAGGAACAGGGCATACGGTCCCTGGTAGCGCTGCCGATAATGGCGAATGGCAAGGTGGCAGGGTTACTAGAGCTTCAGTCGATACGGAACGAGAATTGGTGGCCTGGCAAAGGCCTTGTACGGCTTACTAGAGTCGCCGAAATCATCGGACCTGCACTGGAGCGCAAACGGGCCGAAGAAGCATTGCACGAGAGCGAGCAAAGGTTTCGCACAATGGCCGACTAA
- a CDS encoding response regulator, whose product MSDSTIHVLFVDDEKSILNALQRLLMEEDYEVITANSGEEGLEILREEERIGLIVSDQRMPGLSGAQFLEQAKEMAPEALRIMLTGYADINATIDAINKGGACRYISKPWDDQ is encoded by the coding sequence ATGAGCGATTCGACCATTCACGTACTGTTTGTCGACGACGAAAAAAGCATATTGAATGCCCTTCAGCGCCTTTTGATGGAGGAAGACTATGAAGTGATTACAGCCAATTCGGGAGAGGAAGGGCTGGAAATCCTTCGAGAGGAAGAAAGGATCGGCCTGATCGTGTCTGATCAGAGAATGCCCGGCTTGAGCGGAGCTCAATTCCTGGAGCAGGCAAAGGAAATGGCACCGGAGGCCTTGCGCATCATGCTCACCGGATATGCCGACATCAACGCGACCATAGATGCGATCAATAAAGGGGGCGCCTGCCGCTACATCAGCAAACCGTGGGACGACCAGTAA